A single window of Ornithorhynchus anatinus isolate Pmale09 chromosome 3, mOrnAna1.pri.v4, whole genome shotgun sequence DNA harbors:
- the ANXA7 gene encoding annexin A7 isoform X1 → MSYPGYPPTGYPAFPGYPVSMPLTVVNQPAGQESSYPPAGQYPPAGQYPPAGQYPYPGGFPPMGGGAYPQAPSGGYPGAGGYPAPGGYPAPGGYPGAPQPGGAPSYPGAPPGQGFGVPPGGAGFGGYPQPPSQAYGGGAPAQIQIPGGFPGGQAPTSYPGGQAPSQFPHMMNTEFFPSSPVFSPLSLDSNSEVSEVSEPATQGTIRPAANFDALKDAEILRKAMKGFGTDEQAIVDVVANRSNDQRQKIKAAFKTMYGKDLIKDLKSELSGNMEELILALFMPPTYYDAWSLRNAMKGAGTQERVLIEILCTRTNQEIQEIIRCYQSEFGRDIEKDIRSDTSGHFERLLISMCQGNRDENQTVNLQMAQEDAQRLYQAGEGKLGTDESSFNMVLATRSFPQLKATMEAYSRMANRDLLSSIGREFSGNVENGLKTILQCALNRPAFFAERLYQSMKGAGTDDSSLVRIVVTRSEIDLVQVKQMFTQMYQKTLSTMISSDTSGDYRRLLLAIVGQ, encoded by the exons ATGTCATACCCAGGATACCCGCCGACGGGCTACCCAGCTTTCCCTGGATATCCTGTAAGTATGCCTCTCACTGTCGTCAACCAG CCTGCAGGTCAGGAGTCTTCCTATCCCCCGGCCGGCCAGTACCCCCCGGCCGGCCAGTATCCGCCCGCCGGCCAGTATCCGTATCCTGGTGGCTTCCCTCCGATGGGAGGAGGTGCTTATCCCCAGGCACCCAGTGGTGGGTATCCTGGAGCTGGGGGTTACCCTGCACCGGGAGGCTACCCGGCACCAGGTGGTTACCCTGGGGCACCACAGCCGGGGGGTGCTCCGTCCTATCCCGGAG CTCCTCCAGGGCAAGGATTTGGTGTTCCACCTGGTGGAGCAGGCTTTGGGGGATATCCACAACCTCCATCCCAGGCCTATGGAGGTGGTGCCCCAGCTCAGATACAGATTCCAG GTGGATTCCCTGGAGGGCAAGCTCCTACCTCATATCCCGGTGGACAAGCGCCTTCCCAGTTTCCTCACATG ATGAATACAgaattctttccttcctctcctgttttctctcctctttctttggaTTCTAACAGTGAAGTGAGTGAAGTGAGTGAA CCAGCGACTCAGGGCACAATCCGACCTGCCGCCAACTTTGATGCTTTGAAAGATGCAGAAATTCTTCGAAAGGCCATGAAGGGTTTTG GGACCGATGAACAAGCGATTGTGGATGTTGTTGCCAACCGCTCCAATGATCAAAGACAAAAAATTAAAGCAGCTTTTAAGACCATGTATGgcaag GATTTAATCAAAGATCTCAAATCTGAGTTAAGTGGAAATATGGAAGAACTCATCCTTGCCCTATTTATGCCTCCCACATATTATGATGCTTGGAGTTTACGTAATGCAATGAAG GGAGCAGGCACTCAGGAACGAGTGCTGATTGAAATTCTGTGCACCAGAACAAATCAGGAAATTCAAGAGATCATCAGGTGTTATCAGTCCGAATTTGGGCGAGATATTGAAAAGGATATTAGATCAGATACCTCAGGACATTTTGAACGGTTACTTATATCCATGTGCCAG GGTAATCGAGATGAGAATCAGACAGTGAACCTGCAGATGGCTCAGGAAGATGCTCAGCGGCTTTACCAAGCAGGTGAAGGCAAACTGGGGACTGATGAATCTTCCTTCAACATGGTTCTGGCCACGAGAAGCTTTCCACAACTGAAAGCCACTATGGAAGCATACTCCAGG ATGGCTAACCGTGATTTGTTAAGCAGCATTGGCCGGGAGTTTTCTGGAAATGTGGAAAATGGCTTGAAGACAATCT TGCAATGCGCCCTGAACCGTCCAGCCTTCTTTGCCGAGCGACTTTACCAGTCCATGAAAGGAGCCGGCACAGATGACTCCAGTCTTGTGAGAATCGTCGTCACCCGCAGTGAG ATCGATCTTGTACAAGTGAAACAGATGTTCACACAGATGTATCAGAAGACTTTGAGTACAATGATCTCCAGTGACACCAGTGGAGATTATCGGCGTCTACTCTTGGCTATTGTGGGACAGTAG
- the ANXA7 gene encoding annexin A7 isoform X2 — protein MSYPGYPPTGYPAFPGYPVSMPLTVVNQPAGQESSYPPAGQYPPAGQYPPAGQYPYPGGFPPMGGGAYPQAPSGGYPGAGGYPAPGGYPAPGGYPGAPQPGGAPSYPGAPPGQGFGVPPGGAGFGGYPQPPSQAYGGGAPAQIQIPGGFPGGQAPTSYPGGQAPSQFPHMMNTEFFPSSPVFSPLSLDSNSEVSEPATQGTIRPAANFDALKDAEILRKAMKGFGTDEQAIVDVVANRSNDQRQKIKAAFKTMYGKDLIKDLKSELSGNMEELILALFMPPTYYDAWSLRNAMKGAGTQERVLIEILCTRTNQEIQEIIRCYQSEFGRDIEKDIRSDTSGHFERLLISMCQGNRDENQTVNLQMAQEDAQRLYQAGEGKLGTDESSFNMVLATRSFPQLKATMEAYSRMANRDLLSSIGREFSGNVENGLKTILQCALNRPAFFAERLYQSMKGAGTDDSSLVRIVVTRSEIDLVQVKQMFTQMYQKTLSTMISSDTSGDYRRLLLAIVGQ, from the exons ATGTCATACCCAGGATACCCGCCGACGGGCTACCCAGCTTTCCCTGGATATCCTGTAAGTATGCCTCTCACTGTCGTCAACCAG CCTGCAGGTCAGGAGTCTTCCTATCCCCCGGCCGGCCAGTACCCCCCGGCCGGCCAGTATCCGCCCGCCGGCCAGTATCCGTATCCTGGTGGCTTCCCTCCGATGGGAGGAGGTGCTTATCCCCAGGCACCCAGTGGTGGGTATCCTGGAGCTGGGGGTTACCCTGCACCGGGAGGCTACCCGGCACCAGGTGGTTACCCTGGGGCACCACAGCCGGGGGGTGCTCCGTCCTATCCCGGAG CTCCTCCAGGGCAAGGATTTGGTGTTCCACCTGGTGGAGCAGGCTTTGGGGGATATCCACAACCTCCATCCCAGGCCTATGGAGGTGGTGCCCCAGCTCAGATACAGATTCCAG GTGGATTCCCTGGAGGGCAAGCTCCTACCTCATATCCCGGTGGACAAGCGCCTTCCCAGTTTCCTCACATG ATGAATACAgaattctttccttcctctcctgttttctctcctctttctttggaTTCTAACAGTGAAGTGAGTGAA CCAGCGACTCAGGGCACAATCCGACCTGCCGCCAACTTTGATGCTTTGAAAGATGCAGAAATTCTTCGAAAGGCCATGAAGGGTTTTG GGACCGATGAACAAGCGATTGTGGATGTTGTTGCCAACCGCTCCAATGATCAAAGACAAAAAATTAAAGCAGCTTTTAAGACCATGTATGgcaag GATTTAATCAAAGATCTCAAATCTGAGTTAAGTGGAAATATGGAAGAACTCATCCTTGCCCTATTTATGCCTCCCACATATTATGATGCTTGGAGTTTACGTAATGCAATGAAG GGAGCAGGCACTCAGGAACGAGTGCTGATTGAAATTCTGTGCACCAGAACAAATCAGGAAATTCAAGAGATCATCAGGTGTTATCAGTCCGAATTTGGGCGAGATATTGAAAAGGATATTAGATCAGATACCTCAGGACATTTTGAACGGTTACTTATATCCATGTGCCAG GGTAATCGAGATGAGAATCAGACAGTGAACCTGCAGATGGCTCAGGAAGATGCTCAGCGGCTTTACCAAGCAGGTGAAGGCAAACTGGGGACTGATGAATCTTCCTTCAACATGGTTCTGGCCACGAGAAGCTTTCCACAACTGAAAGCCACTATGGAAGCATACTCCAGG ATGGCTAACCGTGATTTGTTAAGCAGCATTGGCCGGGAGTTTTCTGGAAATGTGGAAAATGGCTTGAAGACAATCT TGCAATGCGCCCTGAACCGTCCAGCCTTCTTTGCCGAGCGACTTTACCAGTCCATGAAAGGAGCCGGCACAGATGACTCCAGTCTTGTGAGAATCGTCGTCACCCGCAGTGAG ATCGATCTTGTACAAGTGAAACAGATGTTCACACAGATGTATCAGAAGACTTTGAGTACAATGATCTCCAGTGACACCAGTGGAGATTATCGGCGTCTACTCTTGGCTATTGTGGGACAGTAG
- the ANXA7 gene encoding annexin A7 isoform X4 encodes MSYPGYPPTGYPAFPGYPVSMPLTVVNQPAGQESSYPPAGQYPPAGQYPPAGQYPYPGGFPPMGGGAYPQAPSGGYPGAGGYPAPGGYPAPGGYPGAPQPGGAPSYPGAPPGQGFGVPPGGAGFGGYPQPPSQAYGGGAPAQIQIPGGFPGGQAPTSYPGGQAPSQFPHMPATQGTIRPAANFDALKDAEILRKAMKGFGTDEQAIVDVVANRSNDQRQKIKAAFKTMYGKDLIKDLKSELSGNMEELILALFMPPTYYDAWSLRNAMKGAGTQERVLIEILCTRTNQEIQEIIRCYQSEFGRDIEKDIRSDTSGHFERLLISMCQGNRDENQTVNLQMAQEDAQRLYQAGEGKLGTDESSFNMVLATRSFPQLKATMEAYSRMANRDLLSSIGREFSGNVENGLKTILQCALNRPAFFAERLYQSMKGAGTDDSSLVRIVVTRSEIDLVQVKQMFTQMYQKTLSTMISSDTSGDYRRLLLAIVGQ; translated from the exons ATGTCATACCCAGGATACCCGCCGACGGGCTACCCAGCTTTCCCTGGATATCCTGTAAGTATGCCTCTCACTGTCGTCAACCAG CCTGCAGGTCAGGAGTCTTCCTATCCCCCGGCCGGCCAGTACCCCCCGGCCGGCCAGTATCCGCCCGCCGGCCAGTATCCGTATCCTGGTGGCTTCCCTCCGATGGGAGGAGGTGCTTATCCCCAGGCACCCAGTGGTGGGTATCCTGGAGCTGGGGGTTACCCTGCACCGGGAGGCTACCCGGCACCAGGTGGTTACCCTGGGGCACCACAGCCGGGGGGTGCTCCGTCCTATCCCGGAG CTCCTCCAGGGCAAGGATTTGGTGTTCCACCTGGTGGAGCAGGCTTTGGGGGATATCCACAACCTCCATCCCAGGCCTATGGAGGTGGTGCCCCAGCTCAGATACAGATTCCAG GTGGATTCCCTGGAGGGCAAGCTCCTACCTCATATCCCGGTGGACAAGCGCCTTCCCAGTTTCCTCACATG CCAGCGACTCAGGGCACAATCCGACCTGCCGCCAACTTTGATGCTTTGAAAGATGCAGAAATTCTTCGAAAGGCCATGAAGGGTTTTG GGACCGATGAACAAGCGATTGTGGATGTTGTTGCCAACCGCTCCAATGATCAAAGACAAAAAATTAAAGCAGCTTTTAAGACCATGTATGgcaag GATTTAATCAAAGATCTCAAATCTGAGTTAAGTGGAAATATGGAAGAACTCATCCTTGCCCTATTTATGCCTCCCACATATTATGATGCTTGGAGTTTACGTAATGCAATGAAG GGAGCAGGCACTCAGGAACGAGTGCTGATTGAAATTCTGTGCACCAGAACAAATCAGGAAATTCAAGAGATCATCAGGTGTTATCAGTCCGAATTTGGGCGAGATATTGAAAAGGATATTAGATCAGATACCTCAGGACATTTTGAACGGTTACTTATATCCATGTGCCAG GGTAATCGAGATGAGAATCAGACAGTGAACCTGCAGATGGCTCAGGAAGATGCTCAGCGGCTTTACCAAGCAGGTGAAGGCAAACTGGGGACTGATGAATCTTCCTTCAACATGGTTCTGGCCACGAGAAGCTTTCCACAACTGAAAGCCACTATGGAAGCATACTCCAGG ATGGCTAACCGTGATTTGTTAAGCAGCATTGGCCGGGAGTTTTCTGGAAATGTGGAAAATGGCTTGAAGACAATCT TGCAATGCGCCCTGAACCGTCCAGCCTTCTTTGCCGAGCGACTTTACCAGTCCATGAAAGGAGCCGGCACAGATGACTCCAGTCTTGTGAGAATCGTCGTCACCCGCAGTGAG ATCGATCTTGTACAAGTGAAACAGATGTTCACACAGATGTATCAGAAGACTTTGAGTACAATGATCTCCAGTGACACCAGTGGAGATTATCGGCGTCTACTCTTGGCTATTGTGGGACAGTAG
- the ANXA7 gene encoding annexin A7 isoform X3, which produces MSYPGYPPTGYPAFPGYPPAGQESSYPPAGQYPPAGQYPPAGQYPYPGGFPPMGGGAYPQAPSGGYPGAGGYPAPGGYPAPGGYPGAPQPGGAPSYPGAPPGQGFGVPPGGAGFGGYPQPPSQAYGGGAPAQIQIPGGFPGGQAPTSYPGGQAPSQFPHMMNTEFFPSSPVFSPLSLDSNSEVSEVSEPATQGTIRPAANFDALKDAEILRKAMKGFGTDEQAIVDVVANRSNDQRQKIKAAFKTMYGKDLIKDLKSELSGNMEELILALFMPPTYYDAWSLRNAMKGAGTQERVLIEILCTRTNQEIQEIIRCYQSEFGRDIEKDIRSDTSGHFERLLISMCQGNRDENQTVNLQMAQEDAQRLYQAGEGKLGTDESSFNMVLATRSFPQLKATMEAYSRMANRDLLSSIGREFSGNVENGLKTILQCALNRPAFFAERLYQSMKGAGTDDSSLVRIVVTRSEIDLVQVKQMFTQMYQKTLSTMISSDTSGDYRRLLLAIVGQ; this is translated from the exons ATGTCATACCCAGGATACCCGCCGACGGGCTACCCAGCTTTCCCTGGATATCCT CCTGCAGGTCAGGAGTCTTCCTATCCCCCGGCCGGCCAGTACCCCCCGGCCGGCCAGTATCCGCCCGCCGGCCAGTATCCGTATCCTGGTGGCTTCCCTCCGATGGGAGGAGGTGCTTATCCCCAGGCACCCAGTGGTGGGTATCCTGGAGCTGGGGGTTACCCTGCACCGGGAGGCTACCCGGCACCAGGTGGTTACCCTGGGGCACCACAGCCGGGGGGTGCTCCGTCCTATCCCGGAG CTCCTCCAGGGCAAGGATTTGGTGTTCCACCTGGTGGAGCAGGCTTTGGGGGATATCCACAACCTCCATCCCAGGCCTATGGAGGTGGTGCCCCAGCTCAGATACAGATTCCAG GTGGATTCCCTGGAGGGCAAGCTCCTACCTCATATCCCGGTGGACAAGCGCCTTCCCAGTTTCCTCACATG ATGAATACAgaattctttccttcctctcctgttttctctcctctttctttggaTTCTAACAGTGAAGTGAGTGAAGTGAGTGAA CCAGCGACTCAGGGCACAATCCGACCTGCCGCCAACTTTGATGCTTTGAAAGATGCAGAAATTCTTCGAAAGGCCATGAAGGGTTTTG GGACCGATGAACAAGCGATTGTGGATGTTGTTGCCAACCGCTCCAATGATCAAAGACAAAAAATTAAAGCAGCTTTTAAGACCATGTATGgcaag GATTTAATCAAAGATCTCAAATCTGAGTTAAGTGGAAATATGGAAGAACTCATCCTTGCCCTATTTATGCCTCCCACATATTATGATGCTTGGAGTTTACGTAATGCAATGAAG GGAGCAGGCACTCAGGAACGAGTGCTGATTGAAATTCTGTGCACCAGAACAAATCAGGAAATTCAAGAGATCATCAGGTGTTATCAGTCCGAATTTGGGCGAGATATTGAAAAGGATATTAGATCAGATACCTCAGGACATTTTGAACGGTTACTTATATCCATGTGCCAG GGTAATCGAGATGAGAATCAGACAGTGAACCTGCAGATGGCTCAGGAAGATGCTCAGCGGCTTTACCAAGCAGGTGAAGGCAAACTGGGGACTGATGAATCTTCCTTCAACATGGTTCTGGCCACGAGAAGCTTTCCACAACTGAAAGCCACTATGGAAGCATACTCCAGG ATGGCTAACCGTGATTTGTTAAGCAGCATTGGCCGGGAGTTTTCTGGAAATGTGGAAAATGGCTTGAAGACAATCT TGCAATGCGCCCTGAACCGTCCAGCCTTCTTTGCCGAGCGACTTTACCAGTCCATGAAAGGAGCCGGCACAGATGACTCCAGTCTTGTGAGAATCGTCGTCACCCGCAGTGAG ATCGATCTTGTACAAGTGAAACAGATGTTCACACAGATGTATCAGAAGACTTTGAGTACAATGATCTCCAGTGACACCAGTGGAGATTATCGGCGTCTACTCTTGGCTATTGTGGGACAGTAG
- the ANXA7 gene encoding annexin A7 isoform X5, whose product MSYPGYPPTGYPAFPGYPPAGQESSYPPAGQYPPAGQYPPAGQYPYPGGFPPMGGGAYPQAPSGGYPGAGGYPAPGGYPAPGGYPGAPQPGGAPSYPGAPPGQGFGVPPGGAGFGGYPQPPSQAYGGGAPAQIQIPGGFPGGQAPTSYPGGQAPSQFPHMPATQGTIRPAANFDALKDAEILRKAMKGFGTDEQAIVDVVANRSNDQRQKIKAAFKTMYGKDLIKDLKSELSGNMEELILALFMPPTYYDAWSLRNAMKGAGTQERVLIEILCTRTNQEIQEIIRCYQSEFGRDIEKDIRSDTSGHFERLLISMCQGNRDENQTVNLQMAQEDAQRLYQAGEGKLGTDESSFNMVLATRSFPQLKATMEAYSRMANRDLLSSIGREFSGNVENGLKTILQCALNRPAFFAERLYQSMKGAGTDDSSLVRIVVTRSEIDLVQVKQMFTQMYQKTLSTMISSDTSGDYRRLLLAIVGQ is encoded by the exons ATGTCATACCCAGGATACCCGCCGACGGGCTACCCAGCTTTCCCTGGATATCCT CCTGCAGGTCAGGAGTCTTCCTATCCCCCGGCCGGCCAGTACCCCCCGGCCGGCCAGTATCCGCCCGCCGGCCAGTATCCGTATCCTGGTGGCTTCCCTCCGATGGGAGGAGGTGCTTATCCCCAGGCACCCAGTGGTGGGTATCCTGGAGCTGGGGGTTACCCTGCACCGGGAGGCTACCCGGCACCAGGTGGTTACCCTGGGGCACCACAGCCGGGGGGTGCTCCGTCCTATCCCGGAG CTCCTCCAGGGCAAGGATTTGGTGTTCCACCTGGTGGAGCAGGCTTTGGGGGATATCCACAACCTCCATCCCAGGCCTATGGAGGTGGTGCCCCAGCTCAGATACAGATTCCAG GTGGATTCCCTGGAGGGCAAGCTCCTACCTCATATCCCGGTGGACAAGCGCCTTCCCAGTTTCCTCACATG CCAGCGACTCAGGGCACAATCCGACCTGCCGCCAACTTTGATGCTTTGAAAGATGCAGAAATTCTTCGAAAGGCCATGAAGGGTTTTG GGACCGATGAACAAGCGATTGTGGATGTTGTTGCCAACCGCTCCAATGATCAAAGACAAAAAATTAAAGCAGCTTTTAAGACCATGTATGgcaag GATTTAATCAAAGATCTCAAATCTGAGTTAAGTGGAAATATGGAAGAACTCATCCTTGCCCTATTTATGCCTCCCACATATTATGATGCTTGGAGTTTACGTAATGCAATGAAG GGAGCAGGCACTCAGGAACGAGTGCTGATTGAAATTCTGTGCACCAGAACAAATCAGGAAATTCAAGAGATCATCAGGTGTTATCAGTCCGAATTTGGGCGAGATATTGAAAAGGATATTAGATCAGATACCTCAGGACATTTTGAACGGTTACTTATATCCATGTGCCAG GGTAATCGAGATGAGAATCAGACAGTGAACCTGCAGATGGCTCAGGAAGATGCTCAGCGGCTTTACCAAGCAGGTGAAGGCAAACTGGGGACTGATGAATCTTCCTTCAACATGGTTCTGGCCACGAGAAGCTTTCCACAACTGAAAGCCACTATGGAAGCATACTCCAGG ATGGCTAACCGTGATTTGTTAAGCAGCATTGGCCGGGAGTTTTCTGGAAATGTGGAAAATGGCTTGAAGACAATCT TGCAATGCGCCCTGAACCGTCCAGCCTTCTTTGCCGAGCGACTTTACCAGTCCATGAAAGGAGCCGGCACAGATGACTCCAGTCTTGTGAGAATCGTCGTCACCCGCAGTGAG ATCGATCTTGTACAAGTGAAACAGATGTTCACACAGATGTATCAGAAGACTTTGAGTACAATGATCTCCAGTGACACCAGTGGAGATTATCGGCGTCTACTCTTGGCTATTGTGGGACAGTAG